AGAATTGGCGACTCAGTGACGCCGGCCACGGTGATCGGAACGGCGTCCCGAACCACGGCGATCGACGTCGACGAAGTCGATCCTGATCTGCTCGTCCCCGGCCAGGGCATCGATGACCGTGCGCAGCGAGGAAGCCGTACGGCCCTGACGACCGATGACCTTGCCGATGTCGGAAGGGTTGACGCGCACCTCGAGCATCCGGCCGCGTCGCAGATCCTTCTCACGAACCCGGACGTCGTCAGGATTGGCGACGATACCGGAGACGAGATGTTCCAGAGCATCGGCGAGCACGATCAGGCCTCAGCCTTCTCGTCGGAGTTCTCCTCGGCGGCCGGCTCAGCAGCCTCGTCGGCGGTGTCCTCGGCAGTGGTCTCGTCGGCCTTCTTGGTGATGGCCTCGCGAGCGGGCTCGTCAGCCTCGGCCAGGGCGGCGTTGAACAGGTCGTCCTTGTTGGGACGCTCCGCCTGCGGGGTCACGCCGGAGTCGGTGGTGTCCCCGGTGAACTTCTGCCAGTCACCGGTGCGCTTGAGCAGGGCGACGACGGCCTCGGTCGGCTGGGCGCCGACACCGAGCCAGTACTGGACGCGCTCAGAGTCGATCTCGATGACCGAGGGGTCATTCTTCGGGTGGTACTGGCCGATCTCCTCGATGGCACGACCGTCGCGCTTGGTGCGCGAGTCCATGACGACGACACGGTAGTGCGGGGTACGGATCTTGCCGAGACGCTTCAGACGAATCTTGGTAGCCACGTGTGTGGTATCTCCTGTGGTGAGACACCCGGGATGAAACCCGGGAAGTTAACGGGTGAGGACGGATCGCGACATGGGGACACCGCGACCGAACTCGGGTGGAACCGTCCGCCGGTTAGAGAGGGCACCGAACGGACAGAAGCTCTCGACATTGTGCCACATCCCGGCCAGCAACGCGAGTCCGGGGCCTGGTGTCCCTCGCCTCGTCACCGAATGACGACCCGACCCCTCAGCACGATGTGCGTGGGTGATTCCAGCACTCGGACGTCGACCCTCGGGTCGCGATCGAGGACGAGCAGGTCAGCGGAGGCACCAATGTCCAGTTGTTCGCCCCCCAGCCAGGCACGGGCCCGCCAGGATGCTGCCCCAAGTGCCATCTCCGCTCCCCCGACTGCAGCCAGCAGCCTCACCTCCGAGGCGATCAGGCCGTGTGCGATGGTGCCGCCGGCGTCGGTACCCGCGTAGATCGGCACCCCGGCATCGACGGCCTTGCCGACGGTTTCCATCCGATGAGCATGGAGATGACGCATGTGGGCCGCGTACGTGGGGAACTTCGCGTCGGCCTGGGCTGCGATCGACGGGAAGGTCTCGATGTTGATGAGGGTCGGGACGAGTCCGACTCCGCGCTGCGCCATGGTGGCGATGGTCTGGTCAGTCAGGCCAGTGCCGTGCTCAATGCAATCAATTCCGGCGTCGACAAGCTGGGCCGGAGCTTCCTCACTGAAGCAATGCGCCGTGACCCGAGCACCCAGTTCGTGAGCACGATCGATGGCCTGCTTCGCAATGTCGGCAGGCCACAGCGGTGCCAGATCTCCCTGGCTCCGGTCGATCCAGTCGCCGACG
The genomic region above belongs to Cutibacterium equinum and contains:
- a CDS encoding RNA-binding protein gives rise to the protein MLADALEHLVSGIVANPDDVRVREKDLRRGRMLEVRVNPSDIGKVIGRQGRTASSLRTVIDALAGDEQIRIDFVDVDRRGSGRRSDHRGRRH
- the rpsP gene encoding 30S ribosomal protein S16, whose product is MATKIRLKRLGKIRTPHYRVVVMDSRTKRDGRAIEEIGQYHPKNDPSVIEIDSERVQYWLGVGAQPTEAVVALLKRTGDWQKFTGDTTDSGVTPQAERPNKDDLFNAALAEADEPAREAITKKADETTAEDTADEAAEPAAEENSDEKAEA
- a CDS encoding amidohydrolase family protein, whose protein sequence is MTADAQPLFHTHTHDGWTHTHVSPEAQTAPAEDLRIRGVVLPEGQERELWVHEGVLVEGPLPGARTLADGCWIIPGLVDAHNHIGLDGHGAVDKQTAEEQARTETKAGTLLIRDAGSPSDTHWVDDRDDLPRVIRAGRHIARPKRYIRNYAAEVDPDDLVAEVDRQARAGDGWVKLVGDWIDRSQGDLAPLWPADIAKQAIDRAHELGARVTAHCFSEEAPAQLVDAGIDCIEHGTGLTDQTIATMAQRGVGLVPTLINIETFPSIAAQADAKFPTYAAHMRHLHAHRMETVGKAVDAGVPIYAGTDAGGTIAHGLIASEVRLLAAVGGAEMALGAASWRARAWLGGEQLDIGASADLLVLDRDPRVDVRVLESPTHIVLRGRVVIR